A genomic segment from Pseudanabaena sp. FACHB-2040 encodes:
- a CDS encoding L-type lectin-domain containing protein codes for MSTLTLEALLGPNSTRNGTAEAVNGVLQLTPDAPLQAGSAFYNIPVSVTQSFQSAFRFQIDGTSATTGADGLTFLLQSSPLGPSALGDDGGNLGYLADSVPLITPAVVVEFDTFFNPENNDNPNLLTTSANLSEYNAVELISYSAGGAGQILEQIKPDVVFNTGDVYTAWIDYTASETGPGVLQISTALGASKPAQPLVSQEIDLSSVLGSQAFLGFTAGSGNAFNSHDILSWGFARQGAVGTGYLNFRQFTEAAALELGVDIPYQDLEVNGLFTSLFYDETYYLCRNPDIAVAVANGFFTSGYEHFLTFGLLEGRSPSILFRETYYLNQNPDVAQAKVDGVVVSGFQHYIQFGQVEGRDPSALFNERAYLAANGDVQAAVGEGLFTSGFDHYIEFGASEGRGPSLILFNENYYLTQYSDVASALASDVITSGFQHYILFGQGEQRNPSGIFDEAAYLAANSDVAGAVSAGAFSSGFQHYILSGRCEGRAAIPVAA; via the coding sequence ATGTCAACACTGACCCTTGAAGCCCTGTTAGGCCCTAACTCTACCCGAAATGGTACAGCTGAGGCAGTTAATGGTGTTCTACAGCTGACCCCAGATGCCCCCCTGCAGGCTGGCAGCGCGTTCTACAACATACCTGTCAGCGTTACCCAGTCGTTTCAAAGCGCCTTTCGGTTTCAAATTGATGGCACTTCAGCCACAACAGGAGCTGATGGCCTCACATTTTTGCTGCAGAGTAGCCCCTTAGGCCCCAGTGCGCTGGGAGATGATGGGGGTAACCTAGGCTACTTAGCTGACTCCGTTCCGCTGATTACCCCGGCTGTCGTGGTAGAGTTCGATACCTTTTTTAACCCTGAGAATAACGACAACCCGAACCTGCTGACCACTTCAGCAAATCTTTCTGAATACAATGCGGTTGAACTCATTAGCTATAGTGCTGGCGGCGCAGGGCAAATTCTTGAGCAGATAAAACCTGACGTAGTCTTCAATACTGGCGACGTTTATACAGCTTGGATTGACTACACCGCCTCTGAGACTGGGCCAGGCGTGCTGCAGATTTCTACTGCTTTGGGCGCTTCAAAACCTGCTCAGCCCCTAGTTTCTCAAGAAATAGACCTGTCATCTGTTTTAGGGTCTCAAGCTTTTCTAGGGTTCACTGCTGGTTCAGGTAACGCCTTTAACAGTCACGATATCTTAAGCTGGGGCTTTGCCCGACAGGGAGCAGTAGGCACAGGCTATCTTAACTTCAGGCAGTTCACTGAGGCGGCAGCGCTTGAGCTTGGAGTCGATATTCCCTATCAGGATTTGGAGGTGAACGGGCTCTTCACCAGCCTGTTCTACGATGAAACCTATTACCTCTGCCGAAACCCGGATATTGCAGTAGCCGTCGCCAATGGTTTTTTCACCTCAGGCTATGAACACTTTCTTACTTTCGGGTTGCTTGAGGGGCGTAGTCCCAGTATCTTGTTCCGCGAAACCTACTACTTGAACCAGAATCCGGATGTTGCCCAAGCCAAAGTTGATGGTGTTGTCGTTAGCGGCTTCCAGCACTACATTCAGTTTGGTCAGGTAGAGGGCCGCGATCCCAGTGCTCTATTTAATGAGCGGGCTTACCTAGCGGCTAATGGCGATGTTCAAGCTGCTGTGGGTGAAGGGCTGTTCACAAGCGGCTTCGATCATTACATTGAATTTGGTGCATCGGAAGGCAGAGGGCCTAGCCTGATCTTGTTTAACGAGAACTACTACCTCACTCAGTACAGTGACGTGGCCAGTGCTCTGGCGAGTGATGTTATCACCAGTGGCTTTCAGCACTATATTCTGTTTGGACAAGGCGAGCAGCGTAATCCTAGCGGCATTTTTGATGAGGCCGCCTACTTGGCAGCTAATTCAGATGTGGCGGGGGCTGTGAGTGCAGGCGCATTTTCTAGCGGCTTCCAGCATTACATCTTGAGCGGTCGCTGCGAAGGTCGAGCTGCGATACCGGTTGCTGCGTAA
- a CDS encoding serine hydrolase: MSQYGDPKNIFRPPFRRHTPPTDGPSPETPVDRTAPDLRLPQPPPTTVSRGSAPNPGSPSQPPTTDWNARRRNQWREQQQISSPLTPPNSTQNSGTPNRASVPRPEGMPMPPTPPTRKPLQLPSPPPHAVAAAAAAANPRFQPIPVQRPAAGPAQPPLTPTPARPPLPPERTPLAAPTPRTHPSPSSKVTPLRSRRVSRLPTADFRESERHPNRPRRKPRKPPLPMLYAIRLLILGIGVAAIAGTLLSTLSPTQLSASNQAPSAQETVAGSAGLGLRGRPATASVQNIRLTDEITRLKTELEQLTTLTPGLTQGSFLLDLDSGRYADVSGSKAVAAASTIKVPILVAFLQAVDAGTVTLDQALTLESQYIVGGSGELQTQQVGTQYTALDIATWMIVTSDNTATNMMIALLGGAEALNQQFQTWGLASTVIRNALPDLQGTNTTSPRDLALLMALVDRGDMLSMRSRDRMLSIMQRTQNRSLIPSGISDGGAIVVNKTGDIATVLADVALIDTANGKRYVLATLIERPDNDGRAGELIRRIADRVDKELNQPTTPVGAAAPAPTVPGADGSAPQEGFTTSPSRPARYDPRNVSPASPNSSEDSSDIAPIEDISPAEPESVPGDRMPQG, encoded by the coding sequence ATGTCACAGTACGGCGATCCCAAAAACATCTTTCGCCCGCCTTTTCGGCGGCACACCCCCCCAACCGATGGCCCTAGCCCGGAAACTCCGGTTGACCGTACGGCTCCCGATCTCCGCCTGCCGCAGCCGCCTCCAACTACCGTAAGCAGAGGCAGCGCTCCCAATCCTGGCTCCCCTAGCCAGCCCCCCACTACCGACTGGAATGCCCGCCGCCGCAACCAATGGCGGGAACAGCAGCAGATTTCTTCACCTCTGACCCCGCCAAATAGCACCCAGAACAGCGGCACCCCAAATAGGGCCAGTGTCCCCCGCCCAGAAGGAATGCCTATGCCGCCTACCCCGCCTACCCGCAAGCCGCTGCAGTTGCCTTCGCCGCCGCCCCATGCCGTAGCCGCGGCAGCCGCCGCTGCCAATCCTCGCTTTCAGCCAATTCCGGTACAGCGACCGGCGGCTGGGCCAGCCCAACCGCCCCTTACTCCAACTCCAGCCAGGCCGCCGTTGCCCCCTGAGCGTACTCCCTTAGCAGCGCCAACCCCCAGAACTCACCCCAGCCCCTCTAGCAAAGTCACCCCCCTGCGCAGCCGCCGGGTCAGCCGCCTGCCAACGGCTGATTTTAGAGAGAGCGAGCGCCACCCCAACCGCCCCCGGCGCAAGCCGCGCAAGCCTCCTCTACCCATGCTGTACGCCATTCGGCTACTGATCTTGGGGATTGGGGTGGCTGCGATCGCAGGCACTCTGTTGTCTACCCTCAGCCCCACTCAGCTCAGTGCCTCTAATCAGGCCCCGTCTGCCCAGGAAACCGTTGCTGGCAGCGCAGGATTAGGTCTGCGCGGTCGGCCCGCCACGGCCTCAGTGCAAAATATTCGGTTGACTGACGAAATCACCCGCTTAAAAACTGAGCTAGAGCAGCTGACCACGCTCACGCCTGGCCTGACCCAAGGATCTTTTCTGCTAGACCTTGACTCTGGTCGCTATGCAGACGTGTCAGGATCTAAGGCGGTTGCTGCTGCTAGCACCATTAAAGTGCCGATTCTGGTGGCATTTCTACAGGCCGTTGATGCTGGCACCGTCACGCTAGATCAGGCGCTGACTCTGGAGAGCCAATACATTGTGGGGGGGTCGGGGGAGCTGCAAACCCAGCAGGTCGGCACTCAATACACCGCGCTAGATATTGCGACTTGGATGATTGTCACCAGTGACAACACGGCAACAAATATGATGATTGCCCTGCTGGGCGGCGCAGAAGCCCTCAACCAGCAGTTTCAAACCTGGGGCCTAGCCTCGACCGTAATTCGCAATGCGCTACCCGATCTGCAGGGTACCAACACGACCAGCCCTCGCGATTTGGCGCTGCTGATGGCCCTAGTCGATAGAGGCGATATGCTGAGCATGCGATCGCGCGATCGCATGCTCAGCATCATGCAGCGCACCCAAAACCGCTCCCTAATTCCCTCAGGCATTAGCGATGGTGGGGCGATTGTAGTCAACAAAACAGGAGATATTGCCACTGTTTTAGCTGATGTTGCCCTGATAGACACAGCCAACGGCAAACGATACGTATTAGCAACCCTGATTGAGCGGCCAGACAACGACGGTCGAGCCGGGGAGCTCATCCGTCGCATTGCTGACCGGGTAGATAAGGAACTCAACCAGCCGACAACGCCCGTAGGAGCTGCCGCACCTGCGCCAACAGTTCCTGGAGCCGATGGGTCGGCACCTCAGGAGGGCTTCACCACCTCCCCCAGTCGCCCAGCCCGGTATGACCCTAGAAATGTGTCCCCAGCTAGCCCCAATAGCTCTGAAGACAGCAGCGATATAGCTCCTATAGAGGACATATCGCCTGCTGAGCCCGAGTCTGTGCCCGGCGATCGCATGCCCCAGGGGTAG